In Bacillus cytotoxicus NVH 391-98, the following are encoded in one genomic region:
- a CDS encoding LysM peptidoglycan-binding domain-containing protein codes for MRRKIPDFEEELQEEQEQEQVEEGLPPRSEVHRDKKKKFKINHFFVRVLTFLFILLPICILWYTDQYIEVQSSKGENETNRGAFEVIFFDSNKSVEQKKIEKPKIHIVKEGETLESIGEKYFPGENGAEKIEEYNHLQNRELEVGQKLKIPITNHEKKNE; via the coding sequence GTGAGAAGGAAAATTCCTGATTTTGAGGAAGAATTACAAGAAGAACAGGAACAAGAGCAGGTAGAGGAAGGTTTACCGCCGCGTAGCGAGGTTCATAGAGATAAAAAGAAGAAATTTAAAATTAATCATTTCTTTGTTAGAGTATTAACGTTCTTATTTATCTTGTTACCAATATGTATTTTATGGTATACAGATCAATATATTGAAGTGCAAAGTTCAAAAGGAGAGAATGAGACCAATAGAGGAGCATTTGAAGTTATCTTTTTTGATTCGAATAAATCAGTGGAGCAGAAAAAAATAGAGAAACCTAAAATTCACATTGTAAAAGAAGGGGAAACTTTAGAGAGCATTGGCGAGAAATACTTTCCTGGAGAAAATGGAGCTGAAAAGATAGAGGAATATAATCATTTGCAAAATCGTGAGTTAGAAGTAGGACAAAAATTGAAAATACCTATTACGAATCATGAGAAGAAGAATGAATAA